The Propionibacterium freudenreichii subsp. freudenreichii genome contains a region encoding:
- a CDS encoding L-threonylcarbamoyladenylate synthase translates to MSGAQTNKTDQMGQGTSAASPQEGGSGEESFRRFDLATQRDEALRAAQAAVGAGQNIVLPTDTVYGIGADAFSADAVQGLLNAKHRGRDMPPPVLIAEPAMLPALVSSIPLGAERMIKECWPGALTLILNAATALHMDLGETAGTIAVRVPDNDDARALLLHTGPLAVSSANISGQPSATDVGAAIAMLGDSVAVYLDGGRTPGPVASTIVDFTVSPAGRILRQGVIGFDQLEGLSPGLEDLVTEQVQADQAAAATPPSSSPDAPSGSGPSGTPDSSADAGAGSGSGQD, encoded by the coding sequence GTGAGTGGTGCGCAAACCAACAAGACCGACCAGATGGGGCAGGGCACGTCCGCCGCATCGCCGCAGGAGGGCGGCTCCGGGGAAGAGTCCTTCCGACGCTTTGACCTGGCCACGCAGAGGGATGAGGCGCTGCGGGCGGCCCAGGCCGCGGTGGGTGCCGGCCAGAACATCGTGCTGCCGACCGACACCGTGTACGGGATCGGGGCCGATGCCTTTTCGGCCGATGCCGTCCAGGGCCTGCTCAATGCCAAGCATCGCGGGCGCGATATGCCACCACCGGTGCTGATCGCCGAGCCCGCCATGCTGCCCGCCCTGGTCAGTTCGATCCCCCTGGGTGCCGAGCGCATGATCAAGGAGTGCTGGCCCGGCGCGTTGACGCTGATCCTCAATGCGGCCACCGCCCTGCACATGGACCTGGGGGAGACCGCGGGCACGATTGCGGTCCGCGTCCCGGACAATGACGACGCCCGGGCGCTGCTCCTGCACACGGGCCCCCTGGCAGTGTCCAGCGCCAATATCTCGGGGCAGCCCTCAGCCACCGACGTGGGGGCCGCCATCGCGATGCTGGGCGATTCGGTGGCCGTCTACCTGGATGGTGGCCGGACCCCGGGTCCGGTCGCGTCCACCATCGTTGATTTCACGGTCAGCCCCGCCGGGCGCATCCTGCGTCAGGGCGTCATCGGCTTCGACCAGCTGGAGGGGCTTTCCCCCGGGCTGGAGGACCTGGTGACCGAACAGGTGCAGGCCGATCAGGCGGCCGCGGCCACCCCGCCCTCGTCGTCACCTGATGCCCCATCCGGGTCCGGGCCCTCCGGGACGCCCGACAGCTCCGCCGATGCGGGGGCCGGATCAGGCTCCGGGCAGGACTGA
- the prmC gene encoding peptide chain release factor N(5)-glutamine methyltransferase — protein MSTHRPAALIKQGINELTSAGAQSPRAEARHLLAAAADLDPAGLATTREVDDAVADRYADLIRRRAAGEPVQYLTGRAWFRKIDVQVGPGVFIPRPETEAVVHFALDQLLNLRADTGPSPVIVDLGTGSGVIAKSILSEYPGTPRMYAVERSPQALEWARRNLADTPATVVAGDMADALPQLEGKVDLVISNPPYLPAAHADELPADVLDYDPHEALFGGDDGLETIRGIVPVATRLLRPGGWLIVEHDDTQGHSAAGIISAAGRFEHVEDHPDLTGRPRFVTAIRRDDVGQ, from the coding sequence GTGAGCACTCACCGTCCCGCAGCCCTCATCAAGCAGGGCATCAATGAACTCACCTCGGCAGGCGCCCAGTCGCCCCGCGCCGAGGCACGCCACCTGCTGGCGGCCGCCGCCGACCTTGATCCTGCCGGTCTGGCCACCACGCGGGAGGTCGACGACGCGGTGGCCGACCGCTACGCGGACCTGATCAGGCGTCGCGCCGCAGGAGAGCCGGTGCAGTACCTCACGGGGCGTGCCTGGTTCCGCAAGATCGATGTCCAGGTGGGTCCCGGCGTGTTCATTCCCCGGCCCGAGACCGAGGCCGTCGTGCACTTCGCGCTCGACCAGTTGCTCAACCTCAGGGCCGACACGGGCCCCTCACCGGTGATCGTCGACCTGGGCACCGGGTCCGGGGTCATCGCCAAGTCGATCCTCAGTGAATACCCGGGCACGCCACGCATGTATGCCGTGGAACGCTCCCCGCAGGCCCTGGAGTGGGCCCGGCGCAACCTTGCCGACACACCGGCCACCGTCGTGGCCGGTGATATGGCCGATGCGCTGCCGCAGCTGGAGGGAAAGGTCGACCTGGTCATCTCCAATCCGCCCTATCTGCCGGCCGCACATGCCGATGAGCTTCCCGCTGACGTGCTCGACTACGACCCGCACGAGGCCCTGTTCGGGGGTGACGACGGGCTCGAGACGATCCGTGGGATCGTGCCGGTGGCGACGCGACTGCTGCGCCCCGGGGGATGGCTCATCGTCGAACATGACGACACGCAGGGCCATTCCGCGGCGGGCATCATCTCGGCGGCGGGTCGGTTCGAACACGTCGAGGACCATCCCGATCTCACCGGACGGCCACGGTTCGTCACGGCGATCCGGCGCGACGACGTGGGACAATGA
- the prfA gene encoding peptide chain release factor 1 codes for MFESAQGLRQEFADLEKQLADPAVVSDQARSRKVGRRYSELTGVVHALDEHQQLTEDLSAARELADDDPAFAAEADQISARLDEVTDKLTALLAPRDPLDSNDAIMEIKSGEGGEESALFAGDLLNMYQHFAEREGWSTEIIDAEPTDLGGFKSVTLAFRATGHDAQAPYGALKFEGGVHRVQRVPVTESQGRIHTSAAGVLVMPDVEESEIEINPDDLRIDVYRSTGKGGQGVNTTDSAVRITHLPTGVVVTSQDQRSQLQNKEQALRVLRARLVAAAEEQAAQQAEQARKSQVRTVDRSERIRTYNFPENRITDHRIGFKAHNLDAVLGGELEPLIEALQAADLAERLGQATESEKQ; via the coding sequence ATGTTCGAGTCCGCCCAGGGGCTGCGCCAGGAGTTTGCCGATCTGGAGAAGCAGCTGGCCGATCCGGCCGTGGTCTCCGATCAGGCCCGCTCCCGCAAGGTGGGGCGGCGATATTCCGAACTCACCGGGGTCGTGCACGCCCTCGACGAGCATCAGCAACTCACCGAGGACCTGTCGGCCGCCAGGGAACTGGCAGACGACGATCCCGCCTTCGCAGCGGAGGCCGACCAGATCTCGGCACGGCTGGACGAGGTCACCGACAAGCTCACCGCACTGCTCGCCCCGCGCGACCCCCTGGACTCCAACGACGCCATCATGGAGATCAAGTCCGGTGAGGGCGGTGAGGAGTCCGCGTTGTTCGCCGGCGACCTGCTGAACATGTACCAGCACTTCGCCGAGCGCGAGGGCTGGTCAACCGAGATCATCGACGCCGAGCCCACCGACCTGGGTGGCTTCAAGTCGGTCACCCTCGCCTTCCGTGCCACCGGGCATGACGCCCAGGCCCCCTACGGCGCCCTGAAGTTCGAGGGTGGCGTCCACCGCGTGCAGCGCGTCCCGGTGACCGAATCCCAGGGACGCATCCACACCTCGGCGGCGGGAGTGCTCGTCATGCCCGACGTCGAGGAGAGCGAGATCGAGATCAATCCCGACGACCTGCGCATCGATGTGTACCGCTCCACCGGCAAGGGTGGCCAGGGAGTGAACACCACCGACTCGGCGGTTCGCATCACCCACCTGCCCACCGGCGTGGTGGTGACCAGCCAGGACCAGCGAAGCCAACTCCAGAACAAGGAGCAGGCCCTGCGCGTCCTGCGGGCGCGCCTGGTGGCCGCCGCAGAGGAACAGGCAGCCCAGCAGGCCGAACAGGCCCGCAAATCGCAGGTGCGCACGGTCGATCGTTCCGAGCGCATCCGCACCTACAACTTCCCGGAGAACCGCATCACCGACCACCGGATCGGCTTCAAGGCGCACAACCTTGACGCCGTCCTGGGCGGTGAATTGGAACCCCTCATCGAGGCGCTACAGGCCGCAGACCTGGCCGAGCGCCTGGGTCAGGCGACAGAAAGCGAAAAGCAGTGA
- the rpmE gene encoding 50S ribosomal protein L31: MKNSTHPEYHDVKVVCTCGNEFTTRSTFPGDVMSADVCSNCHPFYTGKQKILDTGGRVARFERRYGKAKAAATK, encoded by the coding sequence ATGAAGAACAGCACGCATCCCGAGTACCACGACGTCAAGGTCGTGTGCACCTGTGGCAATGAGTTCACCACGCGCAGCACTTTCCCCGGTGATGTGATGTCTGCCGACGTGTGCAGCAACTGTCACCCCTTCTACACCGGCAAGCAGAAGATTCTGGACACCGGTGGTCGCGTGGCCCGCTTCGAGCGTCGCTACGGCAAGGCAAAGGCCGCTGCAACCAAGTAA
- the rho gene encoding transcription termination factor Rho has product MSETTQAVAENGPADPMSTLSAMRLTELKQVAAQLGIRGVSAMRKGDLINAIDSRRGGSGAQPAQQQATRHEEGPAERRTRSVSRAPREATIEEGPARDVSTADAIAARLEAAEHSSGRSRRERNTDSESGTATERTTDNDRGGRSERNSTRTNNSRSDGARNEGSRTSNQGVDDEVGARLEQLSGRGNRSEKNERNRDERPERHHNQSNRNHSESTRNDSNRNDSNRNDSGRNDSGRRDDDEYSGGRRSRRRRQRDRQGRRSNRNSPMNEMETPTVQEDDVLVDVSGILDVLDNYAFVRTSGYLPGPNDAFVAMGMVRKNGLRKGDVITGAVRQPREGERHSKYNPLVRLDTVNGAGPEAMRERPDFGKLTPLYPQERLRMETVSTNMTGRIIDLVSPIGKGQRGLIVSPPKAGKTMVMQNIANAITVNNPEVHLMVVLVDERPEEVTDFKRTTTAEVIASTFDRPADDHTTIAELAIARAKRLVELGRDVVVLLDGITRLGRAYNLAAPTSGRILSGGVDSAALYPPKRFFGAARNIENGGSLTILATALVETGSKMDEVIFEEFKGTGNMELKLSRQLADKRIFPAVDVEASSTRREELLMSRQELDIIWKLRRALSGQKEQQALETLLSRMKKTRNNSEFLVLISSTTPGSD; this is encoded by the coding sequence GTGAGCGAAACCACGCAGGCCGTCGCAGAGAACGGGCCCGCAGATCCCATGAGCACGCTGAGTGCCATGAGGCTTACCGAACTGAAGCAGGTCGCCGCGCAGTTGGGGATCAGGGGCGTCAGCGCCATGCGCAAGGGCGATCTGATCAATGCCATTGACTCGCGTCGCGGCGGTTCCGGTGCCCAGCCCGCACAGCAGCAGGCCACACGCCATGAGGAGGGGCCCGCCGAGCGCCGGACCCGCTCAGTGTCACGCGCACCGCGTGAGGCGACGATCGAGGAGGGCCCGGCACGGGATGTGTCGACGGCCGACGCGATCGCTGCCCGCCTTGAGGCCGCCGAACACAGTTCGGGACGCAGCCGCCGCGAGCGGAACACCGACAGCGAGTCGGGCACCGCCACCGAGCGGACCACGGACAATGACCGTGGCGGCCGCAGCGAACGCAACTCGACCCGTACGAACAATTCCCGCAGTGACGGTGCCCGTAACGAGGGCTCCCGCACGAGCAACCAGGGCGTCGACGATGAGGTGGGTGCCCGCCTGGAGCAGCTGAGCGGCCGCGGGAATCGTTCCGAGAAGAACGAGCGCAACCGCGACGAGCGCCCCGAGCGCCACCACAACCAGTCAAATCGCAACCACAGCGAGTCCACGCGCAACGACTCGAACCGCAACGACTCGAATCGCAATGACTCGGGTCGCAATGACTCAGGTCGTCGTGACGACGATGAGTACAGCGGCGGTCGGCGCTCCCGGCGTCGTCGCCAGCGTGATCGTCAGGGTCGGCGCAGCAACCGCAACAGTCCCATGAACGAGATGGAGACCCCCACGGTCCAGGAGGACGATGTCCTGGTCGATGTCTCCGGCATCCTGGATGTTCTGGACAACTACGCGTTCGTGCGCACCTCGGGCTACCTCCCGGGGCCCAATGACGCCTTCGTCGCCATGGGAATGGTGCGCAAGAACGGACTGCGTAAGGGCGATGTGATCACCGGTGCCGTGCGCCAGCCGCGCGAGGGGGAGCGCCACTCCAAGTACAACCCGCTGGTGCGCCTCGACACGGTGAACGGCGCCGGCCCCGAGGCCATGCGCGAGCGTCCCGATTTCGGCAAGCTCACCCCGCTGTACCCCCAGGAACGCCTGCGCATGGAGACGGTCTCCACCAACATGACCGGGCGCATCATCGACCTCGTGTCACCCATCGGCAAGGGCCAGCGAGGCCTGATCGTGTCCCCGCCGAAGGCCGGCAAGACCATGGTGATGCAGAACATCGCCAATGCCATCACGGTGAACAATCCCGAGGTGCACCTGATGGTCGTGCTCGTCGATGAACGTCCCGAGGAGGTCACCGACTTCAAGCGGACGACCACCGCGGAGGTGATCGCCTCGACCTTTGACCGCCCGGCAGATGACCACACGACGATCGCCGAGCTGGCCATTGCCCGCGCCAAGCGCCTGGTGGAGCTGGGGCGCGACGTCGTGGTGCTGCTCGACGGCATCACCCGACTCGGGCGCGCCTACAACCTCGCCGCCCCCACATCGGGCCGCATCCTGTCCGGCGGCGTGGACTCGGCGGCGCTGTATCCGCCCAAGCGCTTCTTCGGCGCCGCCCGCAACATCGAGAACGGTGGCTCGCTGACCATCCTGGCCACGGCACTGGTCGAGACCGGGTCGAAGATGGATGAGGTGATCTTCGAGGAGTTCAAGGGCACCGGCAACATGGAGCTCAAGTTGTCGCGCCAGCTGGCCGACAAGCGGATCTTCCCGGCCGTCGACGTCGAGGCATCCAGCACCCGTCGCGAGGAACTCCTGATGAGCCGCCAGGAGCTCGACATCATCTGGAAGCTGCGCCGGGCCCTGTCCGGGCAGAAGGAGCAGCAGGCCCTTGAGACCCTGCTGAGCCGCATGAAGAAGACCCGGAATAATTCAGAGTTCCTGGTGTTGATATCTTCGACAACGCCCGGATCGGACTGA
- the thrH gene encoding bifunctional phosphoserine phosphatase/homoserine phosphotransferase ThrH: protein MHIACLDLEGVLVPEVWINVAERTGIDELKLTTRDISDYNELMDHRLAVMAKHGLTLSAIKKVIADMGPLPGAKEFLDWLRARWQVVILSDTFYDFADPLMDQLGRPTLFCHSLVVRDDMVVGYQLRQPNGKYEAVRAFQSLNFTTLSTGDSYNDTAMLNQADYGALFNPPANVIAEFPHLPVAHDYEELKEQFLAASEQLESGLQA from the coding sequence ATGCACATCGCCTGCCTTGACCTCGAGGGCGTATTGGTGCCCGAAGTCTGGATCAATGTCGCCGAGCGCACCGGCATCGACGAGCTGAAGCTCACCACTCGCGACATCTCGGACTACAACGAGCTCATGGACCATCGCCTGGCCGTCATGGCCAAGCATGGGCTCACCCTGAGCGCCATCAAGAAGGTCATCGCGGACATGGGCCCGCTGCCCGGCGCCAAGGAGTTCCTTGACTGGCTGCGGGCGCGTTGGCAGGTGGTCATCCTGTCCGACACCTTCTACGACTTTGCCGATCCGCTGATGGACCAGCTCGGTCGACCCACGCTGTTCTGCCACAGCCTGGTGGTGCGTGACGACATGGTCGTGGGCTACCAGCTGCGCCAGCCCAACGGGAAATATGAGGCGGTGCGCGCCTTCCAGTCGCTGAACTTCACCACCTTGTCCACGGGTGATTCGTACAACGACACCGCGATGTTGAACCAGGCCGACTACGGGGCACTGTTCAACCCACCGGCCAATGTGATCGCCGAGTTCCCCCATTTGCCGGTTGCCCACGACTACGAGGAGCTGAAAGAGCAGTTCCTCGCCGCGTCCGAGCAACTGGAGTCAGGGCTGCAGGCCTGA
- a CDS encoding homoserine dehydrogenase, protein MNQDAKVTAPTRVLRVALLGCGTVGRQVAGTLLDKAEDLAAKAGCHLELIGIAVRNVNKPREGIPPELLTDDAAGLVANGGADIVIELIGGIDPPRELIVSAITHGASVVTANKALLAAHGEEIYAAAEKNRVDIYFEAAVAGAIPIVRPLRESLVGDEIRSVMGIVNGTTNYILDKMTNDHQDFEEALATAQQLGYAEQDPTADVEGYDAAAKAAILAGLAFHSPVSGSDVFREGITSVSTADIEAARASDCVVKLLAIAKIDEHDRISVRVHPAMVPYSHPLAMVNGPYNAIFVEAANAGRLMFMGPGAGGSPTASAVTGDLVTVARNRMRGVVGPAHSVYQAHQLAPMGETRTRYYVRFRVADQSGVLASVASLLAKHHVSVHSIRQTPIEDGREAASARVSMMTHEAQESDMMVCLEELEKSDYVLGSVRLMRAEGA, encoded by the coding sequence ATGAATCAGGACGCGAAGGTGACCGCGCCGACCAGGGTGCTGCGAGTGGCTCTGCTGGGCTGTGGCACCGTCGGCCGACAGGTTGCGGGCACCCTGCTGGACAAGGCCGAGGACCTCGCCGCCAAGGCGGGCTGTCATCTCGAGCTCATCGGCATCGCCGTACGCAATGTGAACAAGCCGCGCGAGGGCATTCCCCCCGAGCTGCTCACCGATGATGCGGCCGGCCTGGTGGCCAACGGTGGCGCCGACATCGTGATCGAGCTCATCGGGGGCATCGATCCGCCCCGGGAACTCATCGTCTCGGCGATCACCCACGGCGCCTCGGTGGTCACGGCCAACAAGGCCCTGCTGGCCGCCCACGGCGAGGAGATCTATGCCGCGGCCGAGAAGAACCGGGTGGACATCTACTTCGAGGCGGCCGTCGCGGGCGCCATCCCCATCGTGCGACCCCTGCGGGAATCGCTGGTGGGCGATGAGATCCGCAGCGTGATGGGCATCGTGAACGGCACCACCAACTACATCCTCGACAAGATGACCAACGACCATCAGGACTTTGAAGAGGCACTGGCGACCGCACAGCAACTCGGCTACGCCGAGCAGGATCCCACCGCCGATGTCGAGGGCTATGACGCTGCCGCCAAGGCAGCGATCCTGGCCGGACTGGCCTTCCACTCGCCGGTCTCGGGTTCAGATGTGTTCCGCGAGGGGATCACCAGCGTCTCCACCGCAGACATCGAGGCCGCCCGCGCCAGCGACTGCGTGGTCAAGCTCCTGGCGATCGCCAAGATCGACGAGCACGATCGCATCAGCGTGCGCGTGCACCCGGCCATGGTGCCGTATTCGCATCCCCTGGCCATGGTCAATGGCCCCTACAACGCAATCTTCGTGGAAGCGGCGAATGCCGGGCGCCTGATGTTCATGGGTCCCGGTGCGGGGGGCTCGCCGACGGCCAGCGCGGTGACCGGTGACCTCGTCACCGTGGCGCGCAACCGGATGCGGGGCGTGGTGGGACCGGCCCATTCGGTCTATCAGGCCCACCAGCTCGCACCGATGGGGGAGACCCGCACCCGCTACTACGTCCGCTTCCGGGTGGCTGACCAGTCGGGGGTGCTGGCGTCGGTGGCAAGCCTGCTGGCCAAGCATCACGTCTCGGTGCATTCCATCCGCCAGACGCCGATCGAGGACGGCCGCGAGGCCGCTTCGGCGCGCGTGTCAATGATGACGCACGAGGCCCAGGAATCCGACATGATGGTTTGCCTGGAAGAACTTGAGAAGTCTGATTATGTGCTGGGGTCGGTTCGACTCATGCGCGCAGAAGGAGCCTAG
- the lysA gene encoding diaminopimelate decarboxylase, whose protein sequence is MTHMHVAGAIHADVSTPGPQWLTKPADLNELDPALWSRNVSRDEHGRVGVAGIDVVDAIEREGSPLYLFDEDDFRHRARDFKSAFDGWNVYYAGKAMLTRTIARLVMEEGLGMDVCSGGELQVALAGGMDPARIGMHGNNKTSDELALALSNGVGHIVVDSLDEIGRIEQLCRDNDWHARVMVRVTPGVEAHTHEYIATAHEDQKFGFSIANGQAMVAMVRCHYSPYMDLLGIHSHIGSQIFDTGGFEVAALRTMKLSSQFTDATGVHLPELNLGGGFGIAYTSADSPSTPDALATGLREIVEHEARAHSMAVPKMSIEPGRAIVGPTTMAIYTVGTVKVVDLDGGGQRVYVSVDGGMSDNIRPALYGAEYSAVLANRTSSEPGVLSRVVGKHCEGGDILVRDVFLPSDIEPGDLIAVPDMGAYSREMASNYNHALRPPVVRVHNGELSAMIRRETMDDLLSLDVGR, encoded by the coding sequence GTGACCCATATGCATGTTGCGGGCGCGATTCACGCCGACGTCTCAACCCCGGGGCCCCAGTGGCTCACGAAGCCGGCCGACCTCAACGAACTCGACCCTGCCCTGTGGAGCCGCAATGTCTCCCGGGACGAGCACGGGCGTGTCGGTGTGGCCGGAATCGACGTGGTTGATGCGATCGAGCGTGAGGGCTCCCCGCTGTACTTGTTCGACGAGGACGACTTCCGCCACCGGGCCCGTGACTTCAAGAGCGCCTTCGACGGATGGAATGTCTATTACGCGGGCAAGGCGATGCTCACCCGGACGATTGCCCGTCTCGTGATGGAGGAGGGCCTGGGCATGGACGTGTGCTCAGGTGGGGAACTCCAGGTCGCCCTCGCCGGCGGCATGGACCCGGCACGGATCGGGATGCACGGCAACAACAAGACCAGTGACGAGCTGGCGCTGGCCCTGAGCAACGGCGTGGGCCACATCGTGGTTGATTCCCTGGACGAGATCGGACGCATCGAACAGCTGTGCCGCGACAATGACTGGCATGCGCGTGTGATGGTGCGGGTGACCCCCGGGGTTGAGGCGCACACCCATGAGTACATCGCCACCGCCCACGAGGACCAGAAGTTCGGCTTCTCGATTGCGAACGGGCAGGCCATGGTCGCCATGGTGCGCTGCCACTACAGCCCCTATATGGACCTGTTGGGGATCCACAGCCACATCGGGTCGCAGATCTTCGACACCGGGGGCTTCGAGGTGGCCGCCCTGCGCACCATGAAGCTGTCGAGCCAGTTCACCGACGCGACCGGCGTGCACCTGCCCGAGCTGAACCTGGGGGGCGGTTTCGGCATTGCCTACACCAGCGCCGATTCGCCCTCCACCCCCGATGCGCTGGCCACCGGGCTGCGCGAGATCGTGGAGCACGAGGCGCGGGCACATTCGATGGCCGTGCCGAAGATGTCCATTGAGCCGGGCAGGGCCATCGTGGGACCCACCACCATGGCCATTTACACGGTCGGCACCGTCAAGGTCGTCGACCTGGACGGCGGTGGCCAGCGCGTGTACGTGAGTGTCGACGGCGGCATGAGCGACAACATCCGCCCGGCCCTGTACGGCGCCGAATACTCTGCGGTCCTGGCAAATCGCACGTCCTCCGAACCCGGCGTGCTGAGCCGGGTGGTCGGCAAGCACTGTGAGGGCGGCGACATTCTGGTGCGCGATGTCTTCCTGCCGTCCGACATTGAGCCCGGCGACCTCATTGCCGTGCCCGATATGGGGGCCTACAGCCGCGAAATGGCCAGTAACTACAATCATGCGCTTCGCCCTCCGGTGGTGCGCGTGCACAACGGAGAGCTCTCGGCGATGATTCGCCGTGAGACCATGGACGACCTCCTCAGTCTCGACGTGGGACGCTGA
- a CDS encoding glycosyltransferase family 87 protein — translation MAELPVTSAGATAATPARFSTRMSRQFTLSFTRERLRSAKFLLFFWFAARFLILATWAFITPATQGDVVYYYQKIQVLFSDGPANTLQEYPTPVIWVLLIPYLIGFGNEHGYVIAFVCMMLALDALFSWSLWHSGGSMGGQAVVFWTLFLAMVGPTAFLRFDLITSVLAGWSIIFLLRRHSAVAGGLTALGASVKLWPALLWPALLPGPARQKFRATAGFLLTGLAMVGLSLLYAGWDRLLSPLTWQQGRGLQIESVWATLPMLARTVNSDNYAVTLSRYQAFEIWGPGVNTLLSASDIFFAGGLAVAVLAYLVWLWRGHGRLIEAVVLVQFVIIVMIVTNKTFSPQYMMWLGGPQAAAFAVLGTRSHHVEEFYVDRSRLNTLSMWILVATFLTLLVYPISYDFLVNDWNVRDSLLRFPATLLLAARNIVVVIVLIDVIRWVWSFLRPRAVKAVRQRRRGVEAPQ, via the coding sequence ATGGCGGAATTGCCCGTGACGAGCGCGGGCGCGACCGCCGCCACACCAGCACGCTTCTCCACGCGGATGTCGCGACAGTTCACCCTGTCATTCACCCGCGAAAGGCTGCGCTCGGCCAAGTTCTTGTTGTTCTTCTGGTTCGCCGCGCGATTCCTCATCCTGGCAACCTGGGCGTTCATCACCCCGGCCACCCAGGGCGACGTCGTGTACTACTACCAGAAGATCCAGGTGTTGTTCAGCGATGGTCCGGCCAACACCCTGCAGGAATATCCGACCCCTGTGATCTGGGTGTTGCTGATCCCCTATCTGATCGGCTTCGGCAATGAACACGGCTATGTCATTGCGTTCGTCTGCATGATGTTGGCCCTCGATGCACTGTTCTCGTGGTCGCTGTGGCACTCAGGTGGCTCCATGGGCGGGCAGGCGGTCGTCTTCTGGACACTGTTCCTGGCCATGGTGGGACCCACCGCCTTCCTGCGCTTCGACCTGATCACCTCGGTGTTGGCGGGCTGGTCGATCATCTTCCTGTTGCGACGCCACAGCGCAGTTGCCGGGGGCCTGACTGCGCTGGGGGCTTCGGTGAAACTCTGGCCGGCCCTGTTGTGGCCGGCGCTCCTACCGGGCCCGGCCAGGCAGAAGTTCCGGGCCACGGCGGGCTTCCTGCTGACCGGGCTGGCCATGGTGGGGCTGTCGCTGCTGTACGCGGGGTGGGACCGACTGCTGTCGCCCCTCACCTGGCAGCAGGGCCGTGGACTGCAGATCGAATCGGTGTGGGCGACCCTTCCGATGTTGGCCCGCACCGTCAACTCCGACAACTACGCCGTCACCCTGTCGCGGTACCAGGCCTTCGAGATCTGGGGCCCGGGGGTGAACACCCTGCTCAGCGCCTCGGACATCTTCTTCGCCGGCGGGCTTGCCGTGGCGGTCCTGGCCTATCTCGTGTGGCTGTGGCGCGGACACGGCCGCCTGATCGAGGCGGTCGTGCTGGTGCAGTTCGTGATCATCGTCATGATCGTGACGAACAAGACCTTTTCGCCCCAGTACATGATGTGGCTCGGCGGCCCGCAGGCGGCGGCATTCGCCGTCCTTGGCACACGCAGCCACCATGTGGAGGAGTTCTACGTCGACCGCTCCCGGCTCAACACGCTGTCGATGTGGATCCTGGTGGCCACCTTCCTCACGCTGTTGGTCTATCCGATCAGCTATGACTTCCTGGTCAATGACTGGAATGTGCGCGACAGCCTGCTGAGGTTCCCGGCCACCCTGTTACTCGCCGCCCGCAACATCGTGGTGGTGATCGTCCTGATCGATGTCATCAGGTGGGTGTGGAGCTTCCTGAGGCCCCGGGCCGTGAAGGCCGTGCGACAACGCCGCCGTGGGGTCGAGGCCCCTCAGTGA